A DNA window from Mycolicibacter hiberniae contains the following coding sequences:
- a CDS encoding MCE family protein — MSTVFDVRNLRLPERSRKAVIIGSLLLALALVAAFGGVQLFRKLNSNTVVAYFPQTDALYPGDAVQIMGVRVGAIDKIEPAGDKMKVTLHYNNKYKVPAEAKAIILNPTLVASRTIQLEPPYRGGAVLANNAVIPEDRTEVPVEWDTLRNDVTNIINKLGPTAEQPTGPIGEVIESFADGLAGKGQEINTAFDNLSEALTALNKGRGDFFAVVRSLSLFVKALDHNDQQFVTLNRDLAKFTSNLNSTDQALATATDQFYATMTIIKAFLSQNAKPLVQTINNVAETTTAITQPDALDGFETALHILPNVLSAVGEIYHPAQGMVLGSPVLVNFANPMEFICSAIQAGSRLGYQDSAELCAEYLAPVADAIKFNYLPFGINIWTSAYTLPKQIAYSEPRLQPPPGYKDTTVPGIWVPDTPFSHRNTQPGWITAPGMQGVEPGHDTARLLTPESLAQLMGGPDPAPVDSQYQTPPGPPNSYDEAPGPLPFIGQPPGVGPIAPPPPGPNVIPGPVAPLPPRGQG; from the coding sequence GTGAGTACCGTCTTTGATGTTCGCAACCTGCGACTGCCGGAGCGCTCCCGGAAGGCGGTGATCATCGGATCCCTGCTGCTGGCCCTGGCTTTGGTGGCCGCCTTCGGGGGAGTGCAGCTGTTCCGCAAGCTGAACAGCAACACCGTCGTGGCGTACTTCCCGCAGACCGACGCTTTGTACCCCGGCGACGCGGTGCAGATCATGGGCGTCCGCGTCGGCGCGATCGACAAGATCGAGCCGGCGGGCGACAAGATGAAGGTCACCCTGCACTACAACAACAAGTACAAGGTGCCCGCCGAGGCCAAGGCGATCATCTTGAACCCGACTCTGGTCGCGTCGCGCACCATCCAGTTGGAGCCGCCGTACCGCGGCGGCGCGGTGCTGGCCAACAATGCGGTGATCCCCGAGGACCGGACCGAGGTTCCGGTGGAGTGGGACACGCTGCGCAACGATGTCACCAACATCATCAACAAGCTCGGTCCGACCGCCGAGCAGCCGACCGGGCCGATCGGCGAGGTCATCGAATCGTTCGCCGACGGGCTGGCCGGGAAGGGCCAGGAGATCAACACGGCGTTCGACAACCTGTCGGAGGCCCTGACCGCCCTGAACAAGGGCCGCGGCGACTTCTTCGCGGTGGTGCGCAGCCTGTCGCTGTTCGTCAAGGCGCTCGACCACAACGACCAGCAGTTCGTCACGCTGAACCGGGACCTGGCGAAATTCACCAGCAACCTCAACAGCACCGACCAGGCGCTGGCGACGGCCACCGACCAGTTCTATGCCACCATGACGATCATCAAGGCGTTCCTCAGCCAGAACGCAAAGCCGTTGGTGCAGACCATCAACAATGTGGCAGAGACGACCACCGCCATCACCCAGCCCGACGCCCTCGACGGCTTCGAGACCGCGCTGCACATCCTGCCGAACGTGTTGTCCGCCGTCGGCGAGATCTACCACCCGGCGCAGGGCATGGTGCTCGGCTCTCCGGTGCTGGTGAACTTCGCGAACCCGATGGAGTTCATCTGCAGCGCCATCCAGGCCGGCAGCAGGCTCGGTTACCAGGACTCCGCCGAGCTGTGCGCGGAGTACCTGGCTCCGGTGGCCGACGCGATCAAGTTCAACTACCTGCCGTTCGGTATCAACATCTGGACCAGCGCGTACACCCTGCCCAAGCAGATCGCCTACTCCGAGCCGCGGCTTCAGCCGCCGCCGGGGTACAAGGACACCACCGTCCCGGGTATCTGGGTTCCCGACACCCCGTTCTCGCACCGCAACACCCAGCCCGGATGGATCACCGCGCCCGGCATGCAGGGTGTGGAGCCTGGACATGACACGGCGCGACTGCTCACCCCGGAGTCTCTCGCGCAGCTGATGGGCGGCCCGGACCCGGCGCCGGTCGACTCGCAGTACCAGACGCCGCCTGGTCCGCCGAACTCCTACGACGAGGCACCCGGTCCGCTGCCGTTCATCGGCCAGCCGCCCGGGGTGGGACCGATAGCGCCGCCGCCGCCGGGACCGAACGTCATTCCGGGTCCCGTGGCGCCGCTTCCCCCGCGGGGTCAAGGCTGA
- a CDS encoding MCE family protein: MRTLEPPNRARIGIIGVASVILVTLVGQSFTTVPMLFAEPSYYGELSDTGGLTAGDKVRISGVDVGKVQDLSIAGDHVLVKFSVGANPIGGDSRIGVKTDTILGKKVLSIEPKGERRLTPQSVLPLGQSTTPYQLYDAVFDATKAASGWDIDTVKKSLKVLAETVDQTYPELSSALDGVAKFSDTIGKRDEEITHLLAQTNQVASVIGARSEQIDALLRNTQTLSAAVNQRSQAISALLGNIAYFGEQVQGLVRDNPNLDLNHVFEEASNITDMLVRRKEDLMEMFTILGRYLTIVNDAVASGPYFKVSTLNLVPFWILQPWVDAAFKKRGISPEEFWRNAGLPEFRYPDPNGTRFANGAPPPAPQVIEGTPEHPGPAVAPGSPCSYAPAAGMFPTPGNPLPCANVDPSAGPFGPSGPYPGPTDVLFSPPNPDGLPASPGISIAGRPGETPPVVPGTPVPMPDANPGARSEPMGPVAGPAPANPGAAPPPAPRAPGPPAPPGPGNQLPAPFITPGEGGNSQPGGGGGARGSERP, translated from the coding sequence CGAGCCGAGCTACTACGGCGAGCTCTCCGACACCGGCGGCCTGACCGCCGGCGACAAGGTGCGCATCTCAGGTGTCGACGTCGGCAAGGTCCAGGACCTGTCGATCGCCGGCGACCACGTCCTGGTGAAATTCTCGGTGGGGGCCAACCCGATCGGCGGCGACAGCCGGATCGGCGTCAAGACCGACACCATCCTGGGCAAGAAGGTGTTGTCCATCGAGCCCAAGGGCGAGCGTCGGCTGACCCCGCAGAGCGTGCTGCCCCTGGGCCAGAGCACCACGCCCTACCAGCTCTACGACGCGGTCTTCGACGCCACCAAGGCCGCCTCGGGCTGGGACATCGACACGGTCAAGAAGTCGCTGAAGGTGCTCGCGGAAACCGTCGATCAGACCTACCCCGAGCTGAGCTCCGCCCTCGACGGTGTCGCGAAGTTCTCCGACACCATCGGCAAACGCGACGAGGAGATCACCCACCTGCTGGCGCAGACGAACCAGGTGGCCAGCGTCATCGGCGCCCGCAGCGAGCAGATCGACGCCCTGCTGCGTAACACCCAGACCCTGTCGGCCGCGGTCAACCAGCGCAGCCAGGCGATCTCGGCGTTGCTGGGCAACATCGCGTACTTCGGCGAGCAGGTTCAAGGCCTAGTCCGGGACAACCCCAACCTGGACCTGAACCATGTGTTCGAAGAGGCATCCAACATCACCGACATGTTGGTGCGCCGTAAAGAAGACCTGATGGAGATGTTCACCATCTTGGGCCGCTACCTGACGATCGTGAACGACGCGGTCGCGTCGGGCCCGTACTTCAAGGTGTCGACTCTGAACCTGGTCCCGTTCTGGATCCTGCAGCCCTGGGTCGACGCCGCGTTCAAGAAGCGCGGCATCTCACCGGAGGAGTTCTGGCGCAACGCGGGCCTGCCGGAGTTCCGCTACCCCGACCCCAACGGGACGAGGTTCGCCAACGGTGCGCCGCCGCCTGCTCCGCAGGTGATCGAGGGCACGCCCGAGCACCCCGGGCCTGCCGTCGCACCCGGATCGCCCTGCTCCTATGCGCCCGCAGCCGGCATGTTCCCGACCCCGGGCAACCCGCTGCCGTGTGCGAACGTCGACCCCAGCGCCGGTCCCTTCGGGCCGAGCGGTCCTTACCCCGGGCCGACCGATGTGCTGTTCTCGCCGCCCAACCCCGACGGTCTGCCGGCGTCGCCGGGCATCTCGATCGCGGGTCGCCCCGGCGAGACTCCGCCGGTGGTGCCGGGCACCCCGGTTCCGATGCCCGACGCCAACCCCGGAGCACGATCGGAGCCCATGGGCCCGGTCGCCGGTCCGGCACCGGCAAACCCGGGCGCGGCACCACCGCCGGCACCGCGGGCACCCGGTCCGCCGGCCCCGCCCGGCCCCGGAAACCAGCTGCCGGCACCGTTCATCACGCCCGGCGAAGGCGGGAACAGCCAGCCGGGTGGCGGCGGCGGCGCAAGAGGGAGTGAGCGGCCGTGA